The stretch of DNA ACGCATCACAGGACAAGATCAAAGTGGTCGGCACTGAGGTTCCTGCGGATGCCTGGGACCAGAAGATGAAGTCCGCGCAGGCCGCCGGAAAGGCCCCTGATGTCTACACGCACTCGGGTCCGATCCAGGATGCGGTCAACGCTGGCCAACTCCATGAGCTCAACGGAATCGTCCCCGACGACGCACTGGGCGAGATCATCGATTCCGCGCGTGCGGTCTCGGCTATCGGAGACAAGTTCTACGCCTATCCACTTCTGCTTGAGCCTCAGACCGTGCTGTTCTGGAACAAGGACCTGCTGGATGGCGCGGGTGTTGACTCCACGAATGGCCCGCAGACGTGGGACGAGTTGCTCGCTGCGTGCGCAAAGATCAAGCCCACATTGGCCGATGGCCAGTACTGCATCTCGCCGGCCTCTGATGCAGTCACTTTCGCATGGTCGACCCACGGGCAGCAGTACAACTTCTCCGGCCACACGGCCCTCAACGGCGCTTGGACCAAACCGGACATTAATAATGACGGCTACAAGAACCTCATGCTTTCGTATAAGAAGCTGTGGGATGAGGGATATATGGCCAAGCAGGCGTTGGGCGCCTACGTTGAAGGCACTGACTTCGGCCAGGAGAAGGTTGCGTTCAAGGTCTCTGGTTCTTGGATGATGTCTGAGATCGGGTCTGACTTCAAGGAGTTGCTGCCCAAGACCGGCATCGGCGCGTTCCCGAATGCGGCGGACTCTTCTGGTCGCGGCGCCACCACGCTGGGCAACTTCAAGTGGGTCGTCGACGCGAAGTCCAAAAATGCTCAAGCCGCAGGCGAGTTCCTCGCCTGGGCCATCGCGGGTGACCCTGCGAACCTGGTGCCATTCTTCGTGAACACGCAGTTCACCAAGGTGCCCGTGCGCATGTCGGTACAGGATGCAGTTGCGGGTGACCAGGCGGCAGCCGACGCACCCTGGTCGTCAGTCATCACCAATGACATCGCACCCACGGCCATTCCTGAGCCCACCTTCCCGTGGGATGTCTCGCTCGCGGTCGGTACGGCGATGGAATCCGTGATGAAGGGCGCATCATCCGTCGACGATGCGATAAGCACCGCGGACCAGGCAATCCAGACTGTCATTGATCGCGATGGTCTTCCTGCCAAGGCACCGAAGAACTAGCAACACTCGCACCGTTCGGGGGCTGGTCACCCAGCCCCCGAACCTTCGGTTCAGACCGGAAAGGAACGGGACACATTGTTGACCATCGACGTAGTGAGTGAACCGAAGGCCCTGCGTGAAAGCGCGACCAAAAAAGAGCAGCGTCAGCGTCGCGATCGCCATCGATTCCGCGATAACAGTGTTGCGTACTGGTTCTTGTTGCCCGTATTGATCCTGCTCGGCACCTTCGTCATTTGGCCCGCGATCTACGCAATCTTCCTGTCCTTCCAAGACTGGAGTTTTTACAAAGAACCGGTGTTCGTCGGCTGGAAAAACTTCTCCGATGTGCTGAGCGACCGCCTGTTTTGGCGGGCACTCGGGCGTGGCTTCCAATTCGTCCTTCTGACGGTGCCTCCGATGCTGCTTCTGGCCTTCTTCTTCGCCAGCCTCGTGGTCAGCGTCGCACGTCGATTTGCAAGCGTTTTGAAGGTCAGCATCTATATTCCGACCATCATCTCTGCCGTTATCACCTCGATCATCTTTGTGCTGATCTACGACTATTCCGGAGGCCTGCTCAACGCGGCACTCGGCGTCTTCGGGACCGAGCCGATCGCCTGGCTCGGTGAACCGGCGTGGTCGCTGATTGCAATCGCGGTCCCGGCAATCTGGCTCGGGATGGGACTCACATCGCTCATCATGGTGGCGGCAATGGTCGACATTCCCACTGAGTTCTACGAGGCTGCTTCCATGGAGGGAGCCAACTGGTGGCAGAAGACGTTCTACATCACGTTGCCCCAGATGAAGAACATCTTGCTCTACCTGATGATCACCGGGTTCGTTGCCGCCATCCAGCAGTTCGAGCTGCCGCTGGTCATGACAGGCGGTGGCCCGCTGGATTCCACGACACTGCCGAACCTGTTCATCTTCAATCACTTCCGCAACGACATGAATGTCGGGTATTCGATCGCAGCGGCGCTGCTGCTCTTCGTCGTGCTGGGCACGGTATCGGCCGCCATCTTCAAATTCGTGAACTCCGAAAGGCTGGTCGACTGATGGCCACTACACAGGCTCTTCCGACCGCGCAGCACTCCAAGCACGACACGGCGTGGTGGCTGTATGCCGCGGGCAAGCTGATCGTCGGTGTCGTCTTCGTGCTCGCGGCCCTGTTCCCGCTCGCCTGGATGATCATCGCCGGGTTCAAGTCGAAGACCGAAGTTATCTCGACACCGTTTCAGTTCTTCCCTGAGGTCTGGCTGTGGCAGAACTACGCGCAGATCCTCGCGGACCCGGCCTTCGTTCGCACCTTCGTGTGGACACTGCTCGGGGCGATTCTGTTCACCCTGCTCGCCCTCGCGATCAACTCGCTCGCGGCTTACGCTTTTGCGCGGTTGGAATTCCGGTTCAAAGGTGCGCTCTGGGTGATCGTCATCACGACGCTCTTCATTCCGGGCATGACGATCTTGTTGACCAGCTTCATCGTCGTCACGAGACTTCAGATGCTTGACACTCTTGCGGTCCTGGTGATCCCCGGGGCAGCCAGCGCCGGCATGGTTTTCTTCATCCGGCAGTTCTACCTGAATATCCCGCTATCTCTGGAGGAGGCGGCGATGCTCGATGGCTGCAACCGCTTCACGATCTTCTGGCGGCTGTTCGTCCCCCTGTCCAAACCGCCGTTCATCGTGATGGGAATCACGGCATTTTTGGCCTATTGGAACTCGTACGTCTGGCCCATCCTGACAATCACCAGCCCCGAGCGGTTTGTTCTCCAGCAGTACCTGGCGACCTTCCGCTCCGAGCGCAGCACAGAGCTCGGCCTCCTAATGGCCGGATCCGTGTTGGCAGCGGCGCCCGTCGTGATTATCTTCTTGATCTTTCAGCGTCAGATCATCGGCAACATCAAGATGGCGGGGCTTAAGTAGCCTTCCGCTGTGGCGGGACAGGAACAGCGACAGCGCCGCGGAGGCATGCCCCGCGGCGCTGTCGTCGTGCATCACATTCTCAGTCCCGCGGAGCCCGCGGCGGAGTGGATCCGATGTCGGGCACCGGGGCGGTTCCTAGGTGTACCTCCATGTCGTCGGCCGACGGTGACTGAGGGCGCCGCGCGGTCGGCCGGTCGAGATAGAACATTGCGGTCGAGGCGATGTCGTCGCGCAATGGCAGGTATCGCCACCCGCTGCGCCAGCCGAGCGCCTGGATGTCAACCTTGGGGATGCCAGTAGTGAAGTGGATTGGGTCGAGCAAATGCCAGCGATACATTCCGAAACGCTGCTGTGAGTCGTACAGCCCATCGGGGCGGATCACCTGGGGCATACCCAGATAGGGTGTTGAGAACTCCGTGTAGCCCTGGCCGGGAATATCGAAGTTCCAGGCTCCCCCGAAGTAGTCCTCGGTTCCGGTGCCGCAGATCGTCGGGAAGTCGGTGTCGTCGTCGAGGTAGAACTTAATCTCGCCTTCGCCCCACCAACCGTTCGAGTTCACGCCCCACGCGATGTAGGTGCCGACATACTGCCCGTGCCCCTCGATCCCCTCCAAGATCGTGTGTGGGACGAGGTCTTCGAGCGGGTTCGATCGGCGCCATTGGGCATGGAAATAGGCCTCGTTGGAGTAGTCTCCGCCGATTTCGTACGTGATTTGGTAGTACACGCGGACATCTACGACAGAGGTGTTCTCGATCGTCAGACGGGCTCCGTCTCGAAACGGCATCGGCCAATATGAGTTAAAGCCACCCAGCGGGTTTGCGGCGATCGCTTGAGAGTTGACCTGTGCGAAAACGCCCCAGCCGTTGCAGAAGAAGTCCCCGTAGGGCACCTCGACTGCTGGCTCTGTGGCGCCATCCCAATAAGCTCTCAGCAGGAGGGTGCGCCAGTTGTCAGTGTGGGTAGTGATCCAAATGTGAGTGATCTTGCCTGCACCGGAGATGGAGGCAAGATCGAGGGTCTCCCCGGCTTTGATATCCATGCTTGGAGAAATTTTCCAGCCGGGGCCAAGGTCGCGTGCACAGGAGGCGCCCGTGCCTTCGGTTGCTCGGCCGCCACCTCCCGCGGAGCCATCAAAATTCTCCGGAGAGATCGATCGTGTTTGCACGGTCCGCAGTGCGGAGATCGATGCCAGGTCAGAGGGTGGGGGAGTCATTTTCCTGTTCACATCCTTGTGTAAGCGCAGCCGGCGGCGATTCCACCGCGCGGAGACAGTCTGATCAATGTAATCGATTTCAGTCCTGATCGCCACAGATTGCTCTGCGCACGCTACTGTTGTTCACGTTCGGCTTGGCCGGACCAGGTAGTAAAGGTGGACATGGCCACGATTTATGACGTCGCAGAGCTCGCCGGAGTGTCTCCCGCGACTGTCTCGCGTGTGTTCAACGGCGCGAGCGTCTCCGCGGCAAAGGTGGTGGCTGTTCGCGACGCAGCGAAGCAGCTGAAGTTCACCCCGAACCGTACGGCGCGGTCATTGCGGCGGCAGAGCTCCGAGGTTATCGCCCTCGTGATCCCGGACATTGAGAACCCATACTTCACGGAGATGGCACGCGGGGTAGAGGACGTCGCATCCGAAGCCGGATACTCGGTGGTGCTGTGCAACTCCGACTCGCAGGTCGACAAGGAGTCGACCTATCTGCAGATTGCGATCGCTGAGAACATGTCCGGGGTGATCATCGCGCCGGCATCCGATCAGACCAGCCTGGATAGCATTCTGTCCACGGGGCGCCCGGTAGTTGCCGTCGACCGAGGCGTTTCATACGACATCGATGGTGTGGTCATGGAGAACCGCTCCGCCGGAACGTCGGCAACGAAAGACCTGATCCGGGCTGGGTATAAGCGCATCGCTTACATCGGGGGACCCGAATCAATTGATACCGCAGCCGAGCGCGCGGCTGGGTGGCGCTCCGCCCTGGCCGCAGTTTTTCCCGCGCTCAACGCCGCCGAGTTGGCCCGTTTCGCCACCTTCCGCGTCGAGGGGGGACGCGAGGCGATGGAAGAGCTGTTGGCGCTTCCCGAGCCGCCGGATGCCGTCGTAGCCGGCAACAACCTCATCGGGGTCGGCGCGATCCAGGTACTGACCGAGAAGGGGTTGACGCCCCCACGGTTCGGAGTGGCGGTCATTGGTTCCCTTCCTTTCACCACGCTGTCGCCCACCGCAGTCACCGTGGTGCGCCTGCCGGCGCGGCACATGGGTGTCACGGCGGCACGGATGCTGCTCGAGCGCATCGGCGGCGACACGCAGCCAGCACGCACGGTGGTGCTGCGCAACGAGATCCAGCCGGCCTCCGCCATTCGCTCCTAAGCGCCTCCCGTCGAATACGCGCGCACGTGGGTTTCATTACTTGCCATATGAAATCGATTTCGCGTACAGTGAGCGGAACGGTCGCGGGATCCACGTAATGATCGGGGCGAGTTTCGACGTCGGGTTCTTCGCCGCCGCCGCTGCCACAGTTCTCGCACCCGTCATAACCGATTGGAATCCAGTGAGCCAGACCGTCGCGCCGAACCCCGCCGCTCTTCAAGAAGCCGACGATTCGCATATGGATCGCCACGCGTGGCACCAGACTGGGTCGAAAGTGGGCGTCCACGAGCGAGCCGCGAGCCAACGCCGGGGCGACGCATGAGCGAGCAGCGCCGCGCCCGCGGCATCCCCCACACTTCCCACGCAGCGGCCTTCCCGCTGGGCGGGATCGGCACCGGAAATGTGTCGCTTGGCGCACGAGGGGAGCTCCGCGATTGGGAATTCGAGAACCTGCCTGACAAGGGTCGCCGAAACCCCTACTCTTTTTTCGCCATCCACGCGGCTCCCGCTGGAGGGACAGCGGTGACGCGCGTGCTGGAAGCGAGGCTCACCGGGCGGCACGATGCCGATGCCGGCTACGCCTTTGACCAGTTAGCTGGACTCCCGCGGCTGGACTCAGCGATGCTTCACGGCGAGTACCCGGTCGTCGACATTGATTTCGCCGATGCTGCTTTGCCGGTCGAAGTCACGCTTCATGGCTTCACTCCGTTCGTACCGCTTGACCCGGATGCGTCGGGCATTCCGGCGGCAGTGTTGCGGTATCGGGTCACTAACCCCGGTGTGGTTCCGGTCGTCGTCACGATCGCGGGCAGCGTGACCCACACCGCCGGGCGGGGCGAGGGGCCGTGGGGAATGCGCGCGATGCAGACCGTGGGCTGGCGGGAGGAGGGAGCTGTGCGCGGCCTCGACTTCGGCATCGACCTCCCCCCAGACGATCACGGCTATGGGACGCTCAGCCTGACGACGACCGATACCGCCACTACGGCCAAACCGCAGTGGGTGACCAGCTACTGGCCGGACGGCGCGCGCCTGTTCTGGAACGATCTTGCCGCCGACGGACTGCTCGACCCGGAGCCACGGTTGACTTTGGAGGACCGACCCCGCGGACTCTTTGCTGAGCTCGATGCTGATCCTGACGCCGCGCCGCTGAGTGAGGCAGAGATGATGGCGAAGCTGCCGCGGATCCGTACCGGCTCCCTGGGTATCGTGCACACCGTGGCACCCGGGGAAAGTCAGGACTTTGAGTTCGTCCTCGCCTGGAGCTTTCCCAATCGACGCCGAGGGTGGAAGGGTCATATCGTCTTGGCCGACCCGAACGCCGACGACGTCGTGCAGAACCACTACGCCACTCTCTGGCCGGATGCCTGGGCAGCTGCGACGCACCTGCACACGCACCTTCCGGCGCTCGAGAAAGACACGGACGCATTCGTCGAAGCGCTGTACGGAGGTAGCATCGACCCGGTGTTGTCCGAGGCGATCGGCGCGAACGTTGCCGCGGTGCGTTCGACGACGGGATTCGTTGTCGAGTCGCCCACACCGGAACTGGGCGCTGGCCCCGTTTTCGCGGCCTGGGAAGGCTCGTTCGACCACGGTGGATCCTGCGAGGGCACCTGCACGCATGTCTGGTCATACGCTCAGACGCTGGCGTGGCTGTTCCCGAGCCTGGAGCGAAGTGCCCGACGTGCGGAGTTCCTGTTGGAGACCGATGAGACCGGCGCTCAGAAGTTCCGTGGCAACCGAGTATTCGGCGGCCCGAGCTGGTTCATGGGGCCTGCCGTCGATGGTCAGCTGGGCACGCTGCTGCGTCTGCACCGTGAATGGCGCTTCTCGGGTGACGAGGGATTCCTCGCGGAACTCTGGCCCGCGGCATCCGCCTCACTCGACTATGCGATCCGCGAGTGGGACCGCGACGGTGACGGGCTGCTCGACGGCGAACTTCACAATACCTACGACATCGAATTTCATGGCACTGAGCCGCTCGCGAACGGCCTCTTCCTTGCCGCACTTCGAGCGGGTGCACGGATGGCCACGCATGTCGGCGAGACGGAGCGCGCGGCGGACTGGAATGGGCGAGCGGATCGCGTCGCCGCGGGTATGGACGAGATCCTCTGGAACGGAGAATATTACCGACAGGTTATCGACGACCCCGACGAGCACCGGTACCAGTACGGTGACGGCGTGCTCTCCGACCAGCTCCTCGGTCAGTTCCACGCCTTCGTCGGCGGCCTCGGCTACCTGCTCCCGAAGAACAACGTCGACTCGGCGCTCGCCTCGATCGTCACGCACAACCACCGCGCTGACCTGTCCCGGCAGGAAAGCACCCAGCGTGTCTATGCTCTGAATGATGAGGGTGGACTGCTGCTGGCCTCGTGGCCGACCGGCGGCCGGCCAGCGATCCCGTTTGTCTACTCGGACGAGGTCTGGACCGGCGTTGAGCATCAGCTTGCCGCATCCCTTCTCTTTGCCGGTCGCGTCGATGATGCGCTGACTATCGAGCGAGCGTTGCGCTCGCGATACGACGGCGAGCACCGCAGCCCATGGAATGAGATCGAGTGTGGAAATCACTATGCTCGCTCGCTTGCATCGTGGGGGTTGCTTCTCGG from Leifsonia psychrotolerans encodes:
- a CDS encoding ABC transporter substrate-binding protein, with amino-acid sequence MRKSTTRIRRTVIAALSALTVGTMLAACGSGTPGESAGGDGAAGGASTVQFWHRTFTPTENEWYADIVKKFNASQDKIKVVGTEVPADAWDQKMKSAQAAGKAPDVYTHSGPIQDAVNAGQLHELNGIVPDDALGEIIDSARAVSAIGDKFYAYPLLLEPQTVLFWNKDLLDGAGVDSTNGPQTWDELLAACAKIKPTLADGQYCISPASDAVTFAWSTHGQQYNFSGHTALNGAWTKPDINNDGYKNLMLSYKKLWDEGYMAKQALGAYVEGTDFGQEKVAFKVSGSWMMSEIGSDFKELLPKTGIGAFPNAADSSGRGATTLGNFKWVVDAKSKNAQAAGEFLAWAIAGDPANLVPFFVNTQFTKVPVRMSVQDAVAGDQAAADAPWSSVITNDIAPTAIPEPTFPWDVSLAVGTAMESVMKGASSVDDAISTADQAIQTVIDRDGLPAKAPKN
- a CDS encoding carbohydrate ABC transporter permease yields the protein MSEPKALRESATKKEQRQRRDRHRFRDNSVAYWFLLPVLILLGTFVIWPAIYAIFLSFQDWSFYKEPVFVGWKNFSDVLSDRLFWRALGRGFQFVLLTVPPMLLLAFFFASLVVSVARRFASVLKVSIYIPTIISAVITSIIFVLIYDYSGGLLNAALGVFGTEPIAWLGEPAWSLIAIAVPAIWLGMGLTSLIMVAAMVDIPTEFYEAASMEGANWWQKTFYITLPQMKNILLYLMITGFVAAIQQFELPLVMTGGGPLDSTTLPNLFIFNHFRNDMNVGYSIAAALLLFVVLGTVSAAIFKFVNSERLVD
- a CDS encoding carbohydrate ABC transporter permease; the encoded protein is MATTQALPTAQHSKHDTAWWLYAAGKLIVGVVFVLAALFPLAWMIIAGFKSKTEVISTPFQFFPEVWLWQNYAQILADPAFVRTFVWTLLGAILFTLLALAINSLAAYAFARLEFRFKGALWVIVITTLFIPGMTILLTSFIVVTRLQMLDTLAVLVIPGAASAGMVFFIRQFYLNIPLSLEEAAMLDGCNRFTIFWRLFVPLSKPPFIVMGITAFLAYWNSYVWPILTITSPERFVLQQYLATFRSERSTELGLLMAGSVLAAAPVVIIFLIFQRQIIGNIKMAGLK
- a CDS encoding glycoside hydrolase family 172 protein encodes the protein MDIKAGETLDLASISGAGKITHIWITTHTDNWRTLLLRAYWDGATEPAVEVPYGDFFCNGWGVFAQVNSQAIAANPLGGFNSYWPMPFRDGARLTIENTSVVDVRVYYQITYEIGGDYSNEAYFHAQWRRSNPLEDLVPHTILEGIEGHGQYVGTYIAWGVNSNGWWGEGEIKFYLDDDTDFPTICGTGTEDYFGGAWNFDIPGQGYTEFSTPYLGMPQVIRPDGLYDSQQRFGMYRWHLLDPIHFTTGIPKVDIQALGWRSGWRYLPLRDDIASTAMFYLDRPTARRPQSPSADDMEVHLGTAPVPDIGSTPPRAPRD
- a CDS encoding LacI family DNA-binding transcriptional regulator; its protein translation is MATIYDVAELAGVSPATVSRVFNGASVSAAKVVAVRDAAKQLKFTPNRTARSLRRQSSEVIALVIPDIENPYFTEMARGVEDVASEAGYSVVLCNSDSQVDKESTYLQIAIAENMSGVIIAPASDQTSLDSILSTGRPVVAVDRGVSYDIDGVVMENRSAGTSATKDLIRAGYKRIAYIGGPESIDTAAERAAGWRSALAAVFPALNAAELARFATFRVEGGREAMEELLALPEPPDAVVAGNNLIGVGAIQVLTEKGLTPPRFGVAVIGSLPFTTLSPTAVTVVRLPARHMGVTAARMLLERIGGDTQPARTVVLRNEIQPASAIRS
- a CDS encoding GH116 family glycosyl-hydrolase, whose product is MSEQRRARGIPHTSHAAAFPLGGIGTGNVSLGARGELRDWEFENLPDKGRRNPYSFFAIHAAPAGGTAVTRVLEARLTGRHDADAGYAFDQLAGLPRLDSAMLHGEYPVVDIDFADAALPVEVTLHGFTPFVPLDPDASGIPAAVLRYRVTNPGVVPVVVTIAGSVTHTAGRGEGPWGMRAMQTVGWREEGAVRGLDFGIDLPPDDHGYGTLSLTTTDTATTAKPQWVTSYWPDGARLFWNDLAADGLLDPEPRLTLEDRPRGLFAELDADPDAAPLSEAEMMAKLPRIRTGSLGIVHTVAPGESQDFEFVLAWSFPNRRRGWKGHIVLADPNADDVVQNHYATLWPDAWAAATHLHTHLPALEKDTDAFVEALYGGSIDPVLSEAIGANVAAVRSTTGFVVESPTPELGAGPVFAAWEGSFDHGGSCEGTCTHVWSYAQTLAWLFPSLERSARRAEFLLETDETGAQKFRGNRVFGGPSWFMGPAVDGQLGTLLRLHREWRFSGDEGFLAELWPAASASLDYAIREWDRDGDGLLDGELHNTYDIEFHGTEPLANGLFLAALRAGARMATHVGETERAADWNGRADRVAAGMDEILWNGEYYRQVIDDPDEHRYQYGDGVLSDQLLGQFHAFVGGLGYLLPKNNVDSALASIVTHNHRADLSRQESTQRVYALNDEGGLLLASWPTGGRPAIPFVYSDEVWTGVEHQLAASLLFAGRVDDALTIERALRSRYDGEHRSPWNEIECGNHYARSLASWGLLLGVTGVQWDAPTRALSFAPAVSGPFRSLFTTGSGWGRVEIDAGDLTLHLDGGSIDIDELQLCGASLARDIRILAGESRTFRHAQTPTQETP